The following coding sequences are from one Humulus lupulus chromosome X, drHumLupu1.1, whole genome shotgun sequence window:
- the LOC133806883 gene encoding serine/threonine-protein kinase BSK5-like, which produces MIHPSALKFAALWFLLSVGEESVFTARSVGSLRSERLANLIGCCCEGDERLLVADFMPHETLAKHLFHWDAQPVKWAMRLRVALHLTQALEYCSSKGRALYHDLNAYRVLFDQDGNPRLSCFGLMKNSRDGKSYGTNLAFTPPEYLRTSRVTPESVVYSFGMLFLDLLSGKHIPLALDLIRGKNFLMLMDSALEGNFSNDDGTELVRLASHCLQYEARERPNAKSLVTSFMSLQKETEVCTLLDPFIFMFSKFVLLFY; this is translated from the exons ATGATTCATCCCTCTGCCCTCAAATTTGCAGCCCTTTGGTTCCTGCTCTCCGTGGGTGAGGAGTCTGTGTTCACAG CTAGGTCAGTTGGGAGTCTCAGAAGTGAGCGATTAGCCAATCTGATTGGGTGTTGCTGCGAAGGAGATGAGAGGTTGCTGGTGGCCGATTTTATGCCCCATGAAACTCTCGCTAAGCATCTTTTTCACT GGGATGCTCAACCAGTGAAATGGGCCATGAGATTAAGGGTGGCTTTGCATCTGACACAAGCTCTGGAGTACTGTAGCAGCAAAGGGCGTGCATTGTATCACGATCTCAATGCCTACAGGGTTTTATTTGATCAG GATGGCAATCCCAGACTATCCTGCTTTGGCCTCATGAAGAATAGCAGGGACGGCAAGAGTTACGGTACAAACTTAGCATTCACTCCTCCGGAGTACCTGAGAACTA GTAGAGTGACACCAGAAAGTGTGGTTTACAGCTTTGGAATGTTGTTCCTGGATCTTCTGAGTGGAAAACATATACCCCTA GCACTTGATCTAATTCGTGGCAAGAATTTTTTGATGCTTATGGATTCTGCTCTAGAGGGTAATTTTTCAAATGATGATGGAACTGAACTTGTGCGTTTAGCTTCCCACTGTTTGCAGTATGAAGCACGTGAGAGACCAAATGCAAAGTCTCTTGTCACTTCTTTCATGTCTCTTCAGAAAGAAACAGAGGTGTGTACTCTGCTTGATCCTTTCATTTTTATGTTTAGTAAATTTGTTCTTCTATTTTATTAG